One Siniperca chuatsi isolate FFG_IHB_CAS linkage group LG5, ASM2008510v1, whole genome shotgun sequence DNA window includes the following coding sequences:
- the LOC122876689 gene encoding beta-crystallin B3-like isoform X1 — MVLCLCVCCCQKVEEQWIRRMSEQQSAPEQLAAGKSQGGAGATYKVVLFEFENFQGCKAEFSAECKDVTEKGLEKVGSVIVELGPWAGYDRHGFTGEQFILEKGEYPRWDTWTNSQNSYSLLSLRPLKVDGADHKLHLYENPGFTGRKMEIVDDDVPSLWGHGFQDRVASVKALNGTWVGYMYPGYRGRQFIFERGDFKHWNDWEAPAPQIQSVRRVRDMQWHKRGCFIVPDPAPAPGPDPDPAPLPPAPPATAGAS; from the exons ATGGTGCTTTGTCTGTGCGTGTGCTGCTGCCAAAAAGTGGAGGAGCAGTGGATCAGGAGGATGTCGGAGCAGCAGAGTGCCCCGGAGCAGCTGGCTGCTGGGAAGAGccagggtggagctggagccaCGTATAAG GTGGTGCTGTTTGAGTTCGAGAACTTCCAGGGCTGCAAGGCGGAGTTTTCTGCAGAGTGTAAAGATGTGACAGAGAAGGGACTGGAGAAGGTTGGATCTGTGATAGTTGAGTTAGGACC CTGGGCGGGTTATGATCGCCATGGGTTCACAGGGGAGCAGTTTATTCTGGAGAAGGGCGAGTATCCACGCTGGGACACCTGGACCAACAGTCAGAACAGCTACTCCCTCTTGTCTCTAAGGCCACTCAAAGTG GATGGCGCTGATCACAAGCTACACCTGTATGAGAACCCTGGTTTTACTGGTAGAAAGATGGAGATTGTCGACGATGACGTGCCCAGTTTGTGGGGCCACGGTTTTCAGGATCGTGTAGCAAGTGTCAAGGCTCTTAACGGAAC ATGGGTCGGCTACATGTACCCAGGCTACAGGGGGCGCCAGTTTATCTTCGAGCGTGGAGATTTCAAGCACTGGAACGACTGGGAGGCCCCTGCGCCTCAGATCCAGTCTGTCCGACGTGTGCGGGACATGCAGTGGCACAAGAGGGGCTGTTTCATTGTTCCAGACCCAGCTCCAGCCCCCggccctgaccctgaccccgCCCCACTACCCCCTGCCCCTCCTGCCACAGCTGGAGCTAGCTGA
- the crybb2 gene encoding beta-crystallin B2 — translation MATDHQNPASKQQQPGTSAFKLVIYEQENFQGTCHELTGPCNNIQEAGVEKVGSILVLCGPWVGYEQASCKGEQYVFEKGEYPRWDSWTNSRRSDTIVAFRPIKVDSQEHKIVLYENPSFAGKKIEIIDDDVPSFHAHGYQEKVSSVRVQSGTWVGYQYPGYRGYQYLFEKGEYKDSTEFGAQIPQIQSVRRIRDMQWHQRGAFHPVN, via the exons ATGGCCACAGACCACCAGAACCCTGCAtccaagcagcagcagccaggcaCCAGTGCGTTTAAG CTGGTTATCTATGAGCAGGAAAACTTCCAGGGAACGTGCCATGAGCTGACTGGTCCCTGTAACAACATCCAGGAAGCAGGCGTGGAGAAAGTGGGCTCCATACTGGTGCTGTGTGGACC ATGGGTGGGATACGAGCAGGCCAGCTGTAAGGGGGAGCAGTATGTGTTTGAGAAGGGGGAGTATCCTCGCTGGGATTCCTGGACCAACAGCAGGCGTAGTGACACCATTGTTGCATTCCGCCCGATTAAAGTG GACAGCCAGGAGCACAAGATTGTCCTTTACGAAAACCCCAGCTTTGCAGGGAAGAAGATAGAAATCATAGATGACGATGTGCCCAGCTTTCACGCACACGGCTACCAGGAGAAGGTCTCCTCTGTTCGGGTTCAGAGTGGCAC TTGGGTGGGCTATCAGTATCCAGGCTACAGAGGCTATCAATACCTGTTTGAAAAGGGGGAGTATAAGGACAGCACTGAGTTCGGAGCCCAGATTCCTCAGATCCAGTCAGTTCGACGCATCAGAGACATGCAGTGGCATCAGAGGGGTGCTTTTCACCCCGTCAACTAA
- the LOC122876689 gene encoding beta-crystallin B3-like isoform X2 — MSEQQSAPEQLAAGKSQGGAGATYKVVLFEFENFQGCKAEFSAECKDVTEKGLEKVGSVIVELGPWAGYDRHGFTGEQFILEKGEYPRWDTWTNSQNSYSLLSLRPLKVDGADHKLHLYENPGFTGRKMEIVDDDVPSLWGHGFQDRVASVKALNGTWVGYMYPGYRGRQFIFERGDFKHWNDWEAPAPQIQSVRRVRDMQWHKRGCFIVPDPAPAPGPDPDPAPLPPAPPATAGAS; from the exons ATGTCGGAGCAGCAGAGTGCCCCGGAGCAGCTGGCTGCTGGGAAGAGccagggtggagctggagccaCGTATAAG GTGGTGCTGTTTGAGTTCGAGAACTTCCAGGGCTGCAAGGCGGAGTTTTCTGCAGAGTGTAAAGATGTGACAGAGAAGGGACTGGAGAAGGTTGGATCTGTGATAGTTGAGTTAGGACC CTGGGCGGGTTATGATCGCCATGGGTTCACAGGGGAGCAGTTTATTCTGGAGAAGGGCGAGTATCCACGCTGGGACACCTGGACCAACAGTCAGAACAGCTACTCCCTCTTGTCTCTAAGGCCACTCAAAGTG GATGGCGCTGATCACAAGCTACACCTGTATGAGAACCCTGGTTTTACTGGTAGAAAGATGGAGATTGTCGACGATGACGTGCCCAGTTTGTGGGGCCACGGTTTTCAGGATCGTGTAGCAAGTGTCAAGGCTCTTAACGGAAC ATGGGTCGGCTACATGTACCCAGGCTACAGGGGGCGCCAGTTTATCTTCGAGCGTGGAGATTTCAAGCACTGGAACGACTGGGAGGCCCCTGCGCCTCAGATCCAGTCTGTCCGACGTGTGCGGGACATGCAGTGGCACAAGAGGGGCTGTTTCATTGTTCCAGACCCAGCTCCAGCCCCCggccctgaccctgaccccgCCCCACTACCCCCTGCCCCTCCTGCCACAGCTGGAGCTAGCTGA
- the rnf181 gene encoding E3 ubiquitin-protein ligase RNF181, producing the protein MASYFDEHDCEPTNPEEQYRQNALLELARSLMQGLDLIDSGAFDLSDWDQRLPPPAAKTAVQTLTVVIISPEQADKGLKCPVCLLEFEEQETVREMPCKHLFHSGCILPWLGKTNSCPLCRLELPTDNPEYEEFKKDKERRKQREHRLEDLHGAMYT; encoded by the exons ATGGCATCCTACTTTGACGAACACGACTGTGAGCCCACCAACCCTGAGGAACAGTATCGCCAGAATGCACTACTTGAACTGGCCAG GTCTTTAATGCAGGGCTTGGACTTAATTGACTCAGGGGCGTTCGACTTGTCAGACTGGGACCAGCGCCTTCCTCCTCCGGCTGCCAAAACTGCTGTTCAGACCCTCACTGTGGTCATCATTTCTCCAGAGCAAGCAG ACAAAGGTCTCAAGTGTCCCGTGTGTTTGCTGGAGTTCGAGGAACAAGAGACGGTGCGAGAAATGCCTTGCAAACACCTTTTCCACTCAGGATGTATACTGCCCTGGTTGGGCAAG ACTAACTCCTGTCCGCTCTGCCGACTTGAATTACCAACTGACAATCCAGAGTATGAGGAGTTTAAAAAAGATAAG gagagaagaaaacagagagagcacAGGCTGGAAGACCTACATGGAGCCATGTACACATGA
- the LOC122875910 gene encoding paxillin-like isoform X2 — protein MDDLDALLADLESTTSHISKRPVFLSDETPYSIPTGGHSYQDVSVPPPVPPPPSAEALNGSLIDQPDSHHSSQQSLGSAQKSSWSRDSSSSPLSHIEEDHVYSFPNKQKSSDPSTAAMTSALGSNLSELDRLLLELNAVQQSSPSFPTTEEAAPPLPSCSITHYENGSAPDIMVSPPPQDKPKRNGTRLDETRPTVESLLDELEGSVPSPSPSAHHSDLDTPSQQQARISASCATRELDELMASLSDFKIMAQGKGGVPGGPPTQVNKLDNMLGSLQSDLNKLGVQTVAKGVCGACCKPIVGQVVTAMGRTWHPEHFVCTHCQEEIGSRNFFERDGQPYCETDYHNLFSPRCYYCNGPILDKVVTALDRTWHPEHFFCAQCGSFFGPEGFHEKDGKAYCRKDYFDMFAPKCGGCARAILENYISALNSLWHPECFVCRECFTPFVNGSFFEHDGQPYCEVHYHERRGSLCSGCQKPITGRCITAMSKKFHPEHFVCAFCLKQLNKGTFKEQNDKPYCHGCFIKLFS, from the exons ATGGACGATTTAG ACGCGTTGCTGGCGGACCTGGAATCTACTACGTCCCACATCTCAAAGCGACCTGTGTTCTTGTCTGACGAGACCCCCTACTCCATCCCCACCGGAGGACACTCCTACCAGGATGTGTCAGTTCCACCTCCAGTCCCTCCTCCACCCTCAGCCGAGGCTCTGAACGGGTCCCTGATAGATCAGCCGGACTCCCACCACTCCTCTCAGCAG TCGTTAGGTTCGGCTCAGAAGAGCTCATGGTCCAGGGACAGTAGCAGCTCTCCGTTGTCTCACATTGAAGAGGACCACGTCTACAG TTTTCCAAACAAACAGAAGTCATCAGACCCGTCAACAGCAGCCATGACCTCTGCCCTGGGAAGTAACCTCTCAGAGCTCGACAGGCTGCTGCTGGAACTCAACGCAGTGCAACAGAGCTCCCCTTCATTCCCCACTACAG AGGAGgcagctccacctttaccatcCTGCAGCATCACCCACTACGAGAACGGCAGCGCCCCTGACATCATGGTGAGCCCTCCCCCTCAGGACAAACCCAAGCGGAACGGAACAAGGCTGGATGAGACCCGACCCACTGTGGAGAGTCTGCTGGACGAGCTGGAGGGCTCAGTGCCTTCACCCAG CCCCTCCGCTCACCACAGCGATTTGGACACACCCTCTCAGCAGCAAGCCAGAATTTCAGCTTCCTGTGCCACAAGAGAGCTAGATGAGCTGATGGCTTCTTTGTCTGACTTCAAG ATTATGGCCCAAGGAAAGGGTGGCGTTCCAGGTGGGCCTCCGACACAGGTCAACAAGCTGGACAATATGCTTGGTAGCCTGCAGTCTGACCTCAACAAACTGGGTGTGCAGACGGTAGCTAAAGGAGTTTGCGGTGCCTGCTGTAAGCCAATTGTGGGACAG GTGGTGACTGCCATGGGCCGCACATGGCACCCTGAACACtttgtgtgcacacactgtCAAGAGGAGATAGGCTCCAGGAACTTCTTTGAGCGTGACGGACAGCCATACTGTGAGACAGATTACCATAACTTGTTCTCCCCACGGTGCTACTACTGCAACGGGCCCATACTGGAT AAAGTTGTGACGGCGCTGGATAGGACATGGCATCCTGAACACTTCTTCTGCGCTCAGTGTGGATCCTTCTTTGGCCCAGAGG GTTTTCATGAAAAGGACGGAAAAGCCTATTGCAGGAAGGATTACTTTGACATGTTTGCACCAAAATGTGGCGGCTGTGCCAGAGCCATTTTGGAGAACTACATCTCAGCGCTGAACAGCCTTTGGCATCCTGAGTGTTTTGTTTGCAGG GAGTGCTTCACCCCGTTTGTGAATGGAAGTTTCTTTGAGCACGATGGCCAGCCCTACTGTGAAGTGCACTACCACGAGCGCCGTGGCTCCCTCTGCTCCGGCTGTCAGAAGCCCATCACGGGACGCTGTATCACAGCCATGTCCAAGAAGTTCCACCCGGAGCACTTTGTCTGCGCCTTCTGCCTGAAACAACTCAACAAAGGCAcctttaaagaacaaaatgacaaaccCTACTGCCATGGCTGCTTCATCAAGCTGTTCAGTTAG
- the LOC122875910 gene encoding SH3 domain-containing protein C23A1.17-like isoform X1: protein MDDLDALLADLESTTSHISKRPVFLSDETPYSIPTGGHSYQDVSVPPPVPPPPSAEALNGSLIDQPDSHHSSQQSLGSAQKSSWSRDSSSSPLSHIEEDHVYSFPNKQKSSDPSTAAMTSALGSNLSELDRLLLELNAVQQSSPSFPTTEEAAPPLPSCSITHYENGSAPDIMVSPPPQDKPKRNGTRLDETRPTVESLLDELEGSVPSPSPSAHHSDLDTPSQQQARISASCATRELDELMASLSDFKPSSLGSLLDPAGASSSSPHPPVSSSITPVASPFLSLSHPSACASPLFSLPAGLELHIDEDGGDGGMSMPHLNRLPPHSPISTLSAVSDLDLDSVIDVSATMLSSQTKSLLVLSQSASSNSSLMRNSPSPSNTTTTPSLTSVNTVLDHKSSKSPSPSVERVSPSNTVSKFSCAPESKGSASFHDLDLTFSTPPPSKNLTPPLSAPKTPSPLPVAVSIAQPSAHASSKTSSPSPVSPLMVPSPLAFTSPSRQLFESAPAAQRASPLAVQQPSMVEPSLDEALDKLLAMSFAENHSAAHVEEPQLKMEAQCLGRGMQEVHEEFILPMDRNSVQPDTFTSATNTITDDSVDGGTDGNGDLDWADEELSVSFHDGLDGTMTPYTDRPYTDGSMTPLTEASWMDESMTPSSCPGTPDVALDLPLLQNPNIDRVSASGHIKSVIRRTKETPNVHPMYRDGHLRRKMGPIIVNKNTSQDRLIEELQGKFGIGRSERRRKQSDDWLTEGVIVLSKPQRFRPDGAGSEVEKIIIPPESPVPVRKVLPPLSPPTPRRPPIVEETKRSLPVQQPPVPIPPPPPLPPLPPPSPPPQPPYIQDPVPAAPRRIIKAAPPPAPIQEQPAPKPEPPPPVLKTPTRPPPVEPMTPIVPKVLVSVGCQTECDPIFPPMQIMAQGKGGVPGGPPTQVNKLDNMLGSLQSDLNKLGVQTVAKGVCGACCKPIVGQVVTAMGRTWHPEHFVCTHCQEEIGSRNFFERDGQPYCETDYHNLFSPRCYYCNGPILDKVVTALDRTWHPEHFFCAQCGSFFGPEGFHEKDGKAYCRKDYFDMFAPKCGGCARAILENYISALNSLWHPECFVCRECFTPFVNGSFFEHDGQPYCEVHYHERRGSLCSGCQKPITGRCITAMSKKFHPEHFVCAFCLKQLNKGTFKEQNDKPYCHGCFIKLFS from the exons ATGGACGATTTAG ACGCGTTGCTGGCGGACCTGGAATCTACTACGTCCCACATCTCAAAGCGACCTGTGTTCTTGTCTGACGAGACCCCCTACTCCATCCCCACCGGAGGACACTCCTACCAGGATGTGTCAGTTCCACCTCCAGTCCCTCCTCCACCCTCAGCCGAGGCTCTGAACGGGTCCCTGATAGATCAGCCGGACTCCCACCACTCCTCTCAGCAG TCGTTAGGTTCGGCTCAGAAGAGCTCATGGTCCAGGGACAGTAGCAGCTCTCCGTTGTCTCACATTGAAGAGGACCACGTCTACAG TTTTCCAAACAAACAGAAGTCATCAGACCCGTCAACAGCAGCCATGACCTCTGCCCTGGGAAGTAACCTCTCAGAGCTCGACAGGCTGCTGCTGGAACTCAACGCAGTGCAACAGAGCTCCCCTTCATTCCCCACTACAG AGGAGgcagctccacctttaccatcCTGCAGCATCACCCACTACGAGAACGGCAGCGCCCCTGACATCATGGTGAGCCCTCCCCCTCAGGACAAACCCAAGCGGAACGGAACAAGGCTGGATGAGACCCGACCCACTGTGGAGAGTCTGCTGGACGAGCTGGAGGGCTCAGTGCCTTCACCCAG CCCCTCCGCTCACCACAGCGATTTGGACACACCCTCTCAGCAGCAAGCCAGAATTTCAGCTTCCTGTGCCACAAGAGAGCTAGATGAGCTGATGGCTTCTTTGTCTGACTTCAAG CCCAGTTCTTTGGGCTCTCTGCTGGACCCAGCAGGAGCATCTTCCagctctcctcatcctccagtCTCTTCCTCCATCACCCCAGTGGCTTCTCCTTTCCTTAGTCTGTCCCACCCGTCTGCCTgtgcctctcctctcttctctttgccTGCGGGTCTAGAGCTGCACATAGATGAGGATGGAGGAGACGGTGGCATGTCGATGCCCCATCTGAACCGCCTCCCTCCCCACAGTCCTATATCCACACTCTCTGCAGTCAGTGACCTAGACTTGGACTCTGTCATAGATGTCTCTGCCACCATGCTGTCGTCCCAAACCAAGTCTCTGCTAGTCCTCTCTCAGTCTGCTTCCTCTAACTCCAGCCTGATGAGAAATAGCCCAAGTCCTTCCaataccaccaccaccccctcaCTTACCTCAGTTAACACCGTCCTGGACCACAAGTCCTCCAAGTCCCCTAGTCCATCTGTAGAACGGGTCTCACCCTCAAATACTGTCAGTAAATTCTCTTGTGCTCCTGAGAGCAAGGGGTCTGCTTCTTTTCATGACCTCGATTTGACTttctccactcctcctccttcaaAAAACCTTACCCCTCCTCTCTCAGCTCCAAAGACTCCTTCACCCCTCCCTGTTGCTGTCTCTATAGCTCAGCCTTCTGCACATGCTTCCTCAAAAACATCCTCACCATCTCCAGTCTCTCCATTGATGGTCCCCTCTCCACTGGCCTTCACTAGCcccagcagacagctgtttgaGTCGGCACCCGCAGCCCAGAGAGCCAGCCCCCTCGCTGTACAGCAACCCTCCATGGTAGAGCCTTCCCTGGACGAGGCACTAGACAAGCTGCTAGCAATGAGTTTTGCAGAGAATCACTCAGCAGCACATGTGGAGGAACCACAGCTGAAGATGGAGGCACAGTGTCTAGGCAGAGGAATGCAGGAGGTGCACGAGGAGTTCATCCTGCCCATGGACAGAAACAGCGTGCAGCCGGACACTTTCACCAGCGCCACCAACACCATCACAGACGACTCAGTGGACGGAGGCACTGATGGGAATGGAGATCTGGACTGGGCTGATGAGGAGCTGTCCGTGTCCTTCCATGATGGACTGGATGGCACCATGACGCCTTACACTGACAGGCCGTACACCGATGGCAGCATGACCCCGCTGACAGAGGCCAGCTGGATGGATGAGTCCATGACACCATCTTCATGCCCCGGGACCCCTGACGTTGCCCTGGACCTGCCCCTGCTGCAGAATCCTAATATAGACAGAGTCTCTGCATCCGGACAT ATAAAATCAGTGATTAGACGCACCAAGGAGACTCCCAATGTGCACCCCATGTACCGAGATGGTCACCTGCGCAGGAAGATGGGACCCATCATTGTAAACAAGAACACTTCTCAGGACCGCCTCATAGAGGAGCTTCAGGGCAAGTTTGGGATCGGCCGCTCAGAGCGGCGACGTAAGCAGTCTGATGACTGGCTGACAGAGGGTGTCATTGTCTTGTCCAAACCCCAGCGATTCCGTCCTGATGGAGCCGGCAGTGAGGTCGAAAAG ATCATAATTCCCCCAGAGTCGCCTGTCCCTGTGAGGAAGGTgctcccacctctctctcctcccaccCCTCGTCGCCCTCCTATTGTAGAAGAAACTAAGCGATCACTCCCAGTACAGCAGCCCCCTGTCCCTataccaccaccacctcctcttcctcctcttccacctccctctccccctccacAACCTCCCTACATCCAGGATCCAGTTCCCGCTGCACCGCGGCGGATTATAAAAGCTGCACCTCCACCTGCCCCAATTCAGGAACAGCCTGCCCCCAAACCAGAGCCCCCTCCTCCTGTTCTTAAAACCCCAACCCGGCCTCCACCAGTAGAGCCAATGACACCAATTGTACCCAAAGTCCTGGTGTCTGTAGGCTGCCAAACAGAGTGTGACCCAATCTTCCCTCCAATGCAG ATTATGGCCCAAGGAAAGGGTGGCGTTCCAGGTGGGCCTCCGACACAGGTCAACAAGCTGGACAATATGCTTGGTAGCCTGCAGTCTGACCTCAACAAACTGGGTGTGCAGACGGTAGCTAAAGGAGTTTGCGGTGCCTGCTGTAAGCCAATTGTGGGACAG GTGGTGACTGCCATGGGCCGCACATGGCACCCTGAACACtttgtgtgcacacactgtCAAGAGGAGATAGGCTCCAGGAACTTCTTTGAGCGTGACGGACAGCCATACTGTGAGACAGATTACCATAACTTGTTCTCCCCACGGTGCTACTACTGCAACGGGCCCATACTGGAT AAAGTTGTGACGGCGCTGGATAGGACATGGCATCCTGAACACTTCTTCTGCGCTCAGTGTGGATCCTTCTTTGGCCCAGAGG GTTTTCATGAAAAGGACGGAAAAGCCTATTGCAGGAAGGATTACTTTGACATGTTTGCACCAAAATGTGGCGGCTGTGCCAGAGCCATTTTGGAGAACTACATCTCAGCGCTGAACAGCCTTTGGCATCCTGAGTGTTTTGTTTGCAGG GAGTGCTTCACCCCGTTTGTGAATGGAAGTTTCTTTGAGCACGATGGCCAGCCCTACTGTGAAGTGCACTACCACGAGCGCCGTGGCTCCCTCTGCTCCGGCTGTCAGAAGCCCATCACGGGACGCTGTATCACAGCCATGTCCAAGAAGTTCCACCCGGAGCACTTTGTCTGCGCCTTCTGCCTGAAACAACTCAACAAAGGCAcctttaaagaacaaaatgacaaaccCTACTGCCATGGCTGCTTCATCAAGCTGTTCAGTTAG
- the ctu1 gene encoding cytoplasmic tRNA 2-thiolation protein 1, with translation MPVLCSSCVEKRAVLKRPKTGHSLCKECFFWAFEEEVHQTIVEAKLFKHGEIVGIAASGGKDSTVLAHVMKLLNERYNYGLELMLLSVDEGITGYRDDSLETVKRNQQQYELPLKIVSYEELYGWTMDAIVKQVGLKNNCTFCGVFRRQALDRGAIMLKVDKICTGHNADDVAETVLMNVLRGDIARLRRCTAISTASEGEGVVPRCKPLKYAYEKEIVLYAYFKKLDYFSTECIYSPNAYRGYARTFLKDLESVRPSSIIDVIHSGENLSVREGVKMPVQGTCNRCGYISSQALCKSCVLLEGLNRGLPKLGIGKHHRLHDRILSQQPLTEKEERKLKSVDF, from the exons ATGCCTGTCCTGTGCAGTAGCTGTGTTGAAAAGCGTGCTGTGCTGAAACGTCCAAAAACAGGCCACTCGCTGTGTAAGGAGTGCTTCTTCTGGGCCTTTGAGGAGGAGGTGCATCAGACGATTGTGGAAGCAAAGCTATTCAAACATGGGGAGATAGTAGGAATTGCTGCCTCAGGTGGAAAGGACTCCACAGTGCTCGCACATGTAATGAAGCTCCTAAATGAGCGATACAACTATGGCCTTGAACTTATGCTTCTCTCAGTGGATGAGGGAATCACTGGTTACCGAGATGACTCCTTGGAGACAGTGAAGAGGAATCAGCAACAGTACGAGCTGCCACTGAAGATTGTGTCGTATGAGGAGCTGTATGGCTGGACTATGGATGCTATAGTGAAGCAGGTGGGACTGAAAAATAACTGCACCTTCTGTGGCGTGTTCAGAAGGCAGGCGCTAGACAGAGGAGCCATCATGCTGAAAGTGGACAAGATATGTACAG GTCACAATGCTGATGACGTGGCGGAGACAGTTTTGATGAATGTCTTGCGAGGGGACATAGCTCGTCTGCGCCGCTGCACTGCCATCTCCACAGCCAGCGAAGGTGAAGGGGTTGTGCCGCGCTGCAAGCCCCTCAAATATGCGTATGAGAAAGAGATTGTTCTGTACGCTTACTTTAAGAAGTTGGACTACTTTTCCACTGAATGTATCTACTCTCCCAATGCTTATCGTGGCTATGCGAGGACCTTTTTAAAGGACCTGGAGAGTGTAAGGCCTAGCTCCATAATTGATGTCATCCACTCAGGGGAGAATCTGTCTGTGCGGGAGGGGGTGAAGATGCCTGTGCAGGGGACCTGCAACCGCTGTGGCTATATCTCCAGCCAGGCTCTATGCAAGTCATGTGTGCTGCTGGAGGGGCTGAACCGAGGTTTGCCAAAGCTTGGCATAGGCAAACACCACCGCCTGCATGACAGAATCCTCTCCCAGCAGCCCCTTActgagaaggaggagagaaagctGAAATCAGTAGACTTTTGA